The genomic window ACCCCCGCCAGCAGCGGCGACAGCGTGACCCCGGCAAAGGGCAGCACGAAATACACCCAGAAAAGCTGCACGAAGATCGAGGTGCCGCGGAAGAACTCGATATAGACCGTCGCCAGCCAGCGCAGCGGAGCGAAAGGCGCCAGACGCCCCAGCCCGGCAACAAAGGCCGCCACCAGTGCCAGCGCGCAGCCCAGCACCGTCAGTTCCGCCGTTACCACGGCGCCCTGAAGGATCAGGGCCAGATATCCGGTCCACTCGGCCATCATGTTCGCCTGTCAGGGGAAAGGGGCGGCGCAGACCCCGCGCCGCCCGGAAGGGTCACTCGCCGCACAGCGCCGCGCGGCTGGTCGAGATCGCGGCGGCCGCCGAGAAACCGTAGGGTTCGATGATGGCGGCGAAATCGCCCGACTCCTTCATCTTTGCCAGTTCAACGTCGAAGGCATCGCGCAGCGCGGTGTCGGCCTTGTTGAAGGCAGCACCATCGCAATAGACCGGCGCGCCCACCACCGGGGCCACCATTTCAAGGTTCGGGTCGGCGGCCTTGGCCATCAGATCCGCAATCGACAGCACCGGCAGGGAATACACGTCGATCCGCCCGTCCTGCAGCATCTTCACTCCCGACTGGCCATCGGGCACCACGATCACCCGGTCGCGCGGCACGCCCGCGTCAAGCGCCAGCTTTTCCTTGGTGCCGCCGCCCGGCGCGCCGATCCTGCCCGCAGGGTCGGCCGCGATGTCGGCGTAGGAGGCATAGCCCTTGGGGTTGCCCTTCGGCAAAAGGAAAGCCTCGGCATCGCACAGCACCGGCTCGGAATAGGCGACGGCGGCGCAGCGTTCGGGCTTCATGAACAGGCCCGCGGTGATCACGTCGTGGCGCCTGGCCTGCAGGCCGGGGATCATCGCGCCATATTCGCTGATCGAGGCCACCACTTCAGGCACGCCAAGACGCCTGAAGATTTCGCGCGCCACATCGGGGGCGGCGCCCGAAACAGTGCCATCGGCGGCAACGGCGGTGAAGGGCGGCTCGTTGGCGATGGCAATGCGGGCAAAACCCTGCGCCTTCAGGTCGTCCAGCTTGTCGGCCAGCGCGGGAAGCGGGGCTGCCAGCAGCAGGGCCAGCAGGGCAGGGGTCAGATGCGGATGTTTCATGTCGTCCTCACGGGTTGGGGTTGGGGATCAGACGCGGTGCCCTGCGGCGATGATCTTGCGCAGGAAGATCTGGGTTCGTTCGTGCGTCGGATGGCGGAAGATCTGGTCCGGCGGACCCTGTTCGACGATGCGGCCCTTGTCGAAGAACAGCACGCGGTCGGCAAACTCATGGGCAAAGCCCATCTCGTGGGTGACCAGCAGCATCGTCATGTCGGTCTCGGCGGCAAGACGCTTCATCACCAGCAGCACTTCTTCGACCAGTTCGGGGTCCAGCGCGCTGGTGATCTCGTCGAACAGCATGATGCGGGGTTGCAGCGCCAGCGCGCGGGCAATCGCCACGCGCTGCTTCTGGCCGCCCGAAAGCTGGCTGGGCATGGCGGCGGCCTTGTCGGCCAGCCCCACCATCTCCAGCAACTCATGCGCCCGGGCCTCGGCCTTCGCGCGGGGTTCGGCCTTGGTCAGCATCGGCGCCAGCGTGATGTTGTCCAGCACCGACTTGTGCGGAAACAGGTTGAAGTGCTGGAACACCATGCCGATGTGCCGGCGCATGTGGTGCAGATGCGCCTCGTTGGCGGGCAGTTCGCGTCCCTTGGACCGCATGTGGTAAAGCTGTTCGCCGCAAACCTCGATGTGGCCGCCCGAGATGGTTTCCAGCGTCATCAGGATGCGCAGGATCGTGGTCTTGCCAGACCCGGACGGTCCGATCAGCGCCAGCTTCTCGCCGGGCGCCACATCGAACGACAGCCCGTCCAGCACTTTCAGCGTGCCGAACGATTTGTCCAACTGGTCGATTCGGATGATCGGCGCTGTCACTCGTGCCCCCAATGGCTGGATGGGGGCAGGATTAACCTGACTTCATATCATGTCAATTTTTATATAGTATCATGACAATCTAAGCCGCCAAGGGGCGGGGGCCCGGCTCATATGGTCGGCAGCAGCACCTCCGGCGTGTCGGTCAGCATCGCCCCGATCACCGACAGCCCGCGGCGCAACTCGTCGCGGTCGGTCGAACCCAGCGAGACCCGGATCGCCTCGCGCCGGCCCCGTTCCGTTGCCCGGAAGGCATTGCCCGCCGCCACCGCCACGCCTTGCAGCCGCGCCTGGACGACGAAATCCTCCTCCCCCCGGCCTTCGGGCAGGGGCAGCCACAGGTGCAGGCTGTTGGGGTGGCAGACCGGCATCCGCGGGCCCAGAACCCCGGCCGCCAGCCTGTGGCGGTCGGCCAGCGCGCGGGCCTGCCATTGCGCCAGATCGTCCACCGTGCCCCCACTGATCCAGTGGCCCAGCAGATCGACCATCGGCGGCGTG from Paracoccaceae bacterium Fryx2 includes these protein-coding regions:
- the ehuB gene encoding ectoine/hydroxyectoine ABC transporter substrate-binding protein EhuB, which encodes MKHPHLTPALLALLLAAPLPALADKLDDLKAQGFARIAIANEPPFTAVAADGTVSGAAPDVAREIFRRLGVPEVVASISEYGAMIPGLQARRHDVITAGLFMKPERCAAVAYSEPVLCDAEAFLLPKGNPKGYASYADIAADPAGRIGAPGGGTKEKLALDAGVPRDRVIVVPDGQSGVKMLQDGRIDVYSLPVLSIADLMAKAADPNLEMVAPVVGAPVYCDGAAFNKADTALRDAFDVELAKMKESGDFAAIIEPYGFSAAAAISTSRAALCGE
- the ehuA gene encoding ectoine/hydroxyectoine ABC transporter ATP-binding protein EhuA translates to MTAPIIRIDQLDKSFGTLKVLDGLSFDVAPGEKLALIGPSGSGKTTILRILMTLETISGGHIEVCGEQLYHMRSKGRELPANEAHLHHMRRHIGMVFQHFNLFPHKSVLDNITLAPMLTKAEPRAKAEARAHELLEMVGLADKAAAMPSQLSGGQKQRVAIARALALQPRIMLFDEITSALDPELVEEVLLVMKRLAAETDMTMLLVTHEMGFAHEFADRVLFFDKGRIVEQGPPDQIFRHPTHERTQIFLRKIIAAGHRV